The following is a genomic window from Elusimicrobiota bacterium.
GGATGAAACAGCGGTGATCCGCAAGGCCTGCGGCAGGGAATTTTTGACCCTTGTCCCCGGCGTCCGGCTCGACGCCAATCCAAAAAAGGATCTCGATCAAAAACGCGTCGTGACTCCGGCCGCGGCTTTGGCCGGGGGCGCGGATTATTTGATCGTGGGCCGGGATATTTATGAAGCCGAGGATCCGCGCGAGCGGCTGGAAGCTTTGCTGGGCGCGGCGGCCACGGCCGAGCGTTAATTTTGTTATATCTTAGAAATAGGGAGGCATAAGCAAATGGGCAAACTAGGAAAATTCGACTTTGTGGGACTGTTGGGGGAGCACGGCGCGCTTTTATCAGGGCATTTCCGTTTATCGTCGGGCATGCACTCATCCAGTTACATTCAGACCGCCCTTCTTCTTCAATACCCGCATATCTCCAACAAAATCGCCAAGGCCATGGCGGCTAAATTCCCTGCTGAGATCGATTGCGTTTGCTCTCCGGCCATGGGCGCGGTGGTGATCGGCCAGGAAGTCGCGCGCGTCAAAAAATGCCGCGCTATTTTTACCGAACGCACGGGCGGGTCCATGTCTTTGCGCCGCGATTTTCATATCGAACGCGGGGAAAAAATTTTGGTGGTCGAGGATGTGTTGACCACCGGGCGATCGACCGGGGAGGTCGTGAACTTGGCGCGTCAATACGGCGGCAAAGTCGTCGGCGTCGCCGCAATTGTGGACAGAACCGTCACCACTCCCAGCTTGGACGTTCCCTTTCGTTCTTTGATCAGTTATCCGCTCGAGCTGTACACGCCCGAAAATTGCCAGCTTTGTAAAAACGGCGTCCCTCTGACTTCGCCGGGCTCGCGTTATCTGGAACCGGCGGGGTAAGCCCTAAAACCCTCGCCATGAAAGTCGGTTACGGCGCCAGCGGCGTCCATCTCTCCAGCGCGCATGCTCTGTTAAAGGATATCGCCCGCCAAACAAAACAACCGATTTCTCATTTTGCCAGCGTCGTTTCTTTCGATGGTTTTCGCCTGGCCTTCTCAGCAGACGGCGTGGGCACTAAGGTTGAATTGCTGCGCGCGTCGGGGCTCAATTGGATCAGCGGTTGGGATGCCGTGGCCATGAACGCCAACGATCTTCTGTGCGTGGGCGCCCGGCCCATGTGGTGCCTGGATTATTACGCCCAGGGCCGGTTGAACAGACGCGTGTTCGGACAAGTGCTTCACGGCCTTAACAAAGCGTTGGATGTTCTCGGAGCGCGGCTTGTGGGCGGGGAAACAGCCGAATTGCCGGGGCTTTTTCACCGGCCCGAAGTTTATGACGTCGCCTGTTTTTTGACCGGCACCATTGCCGATCATGGCCTTAACCCCCGCAAAATAAGGCCGGGCGATGTTCTTGTGGGGTGGCCTTCGGCCGGGCCGCATGCCAACGGTTTTTCCCTGATCCGAAAAATTTTGACGGGTTCCGAAGTCAGAGCCAGGGCAAAAGAGCTGTTGGCTCCTACGCGGCTTTACGAGCGAGAGATCAGGCCGTTGCTGGCCGATCAAAAAACAAAGGGGATGATCCGTTCATTGGCCCATATCACCGGCGGCGGCTTTATTGAGAAATTGCCCAGAGCCATGAATGAAAACTGCCGGGCCGTTCTTCGCTGGGGGTCCTGGCCCGTCCCTTCCGTGTTCGGGTATTTGCAGAAAAAGTCGAACCTTAATCATCAAGAGGCCTGCGGAGTCTGGAATATGGGCATCGGTTTGGTCGCTGTGATCGGTCAAGAAAGCTGGCCTAAGCTGGCCCGGCGCCTGGGCGACCAAGTTGTTCCTATCGGCGAAATCACGCGCCGCGAAGCGCGCCAAGAAAGCGTTTGTTTCGCTTAAATCGATCGCTACTGATTTTTTTCGCGATGGCGCTGGCTTCGTGTCAGCGTGGGCCTATCGTGCGGGAAGCCATCGACGGCGACACGATCATTCTCAGCGATGGAACGCGCGTTCGTTATATCGGCGTCGACACCCCTGAAAAAGACCGGCCTTATTACCAGGAAGCCACGGATTTTAATCGCAGCATGGTCGCCGGCCGCAAGATACGGCTCGAATACGATATTGAGAAAACCGACGCCTATGGACGGCATTTGGCTTATGTCTATTTAAAGGACGGAACGTTCGTCAACGCCGAGCTCCTGAAACAGGGTTACGCTTACGTGTATACGATCCCGCCTAATTTGAAGCATACGGAACAGTTCGTGAAGTTTCAGCGTCGAGCCAGGGAAGAGAAAGCCGGGCTTTGGGGCGTGCCTGTGGATCCGGAGTCATCGTATGTGTTTTCGGCGCGCGGCCGCGCCTTTCACCGGCCATCTTGCGAATTCGCCAAAAAAATCGGCAAGAGAAACCGCATCCAAGTCGCTGATCGCGGCAAAGCCTTTGATCGAGGTCTGGCCCCTTGCCGCAAGTGCCGGCCGTAAGAAAGGCATTTTTGATCCGCCTTGCAAGAATGAGTAGAATTGTTGAGTTCAAGGGTCTAGAAACGAATTTCTAGAGGTTTTCGGATGGTCGGGCCGCCATCTTAGGCATCGAAAGGTGCATAGGATGGTTTTTTAGTTTATAGGGATATGCGTATCACATATCGTTTCATCACCGCACTTGTTATTGTTGTGGCCTCTGTGGCCTTTTTTTCCGCTTATCTTCATGTCCGCCAAGAGAGAGCCAAGCAACAGGATGAATTGGAGCGCCGATCGCGTTTGCTGGCCGAAAGTTTGCAAGAAGCCATCGAGCCTCATTTGAGGAAGGGCCCTTCCAAAACAATCGAGCGATTGGTTGAAAAATTCGGCAATAGGGAGCGTCTGGCCGGGGTGGCCATCTATGACCTCAATGCCGG
Proteins encoded in this region:
- the purM gene encoding phosphoribosylformylglycinamidine cyclo-ligase, giving the protein MKVGYGASGVHLSSAHALLKDIARQTKQPISHFASVVSFDGFRLAFSADGVGTKVELLRASGLNWISGWDAVAMNANDLLCVGARPMWCLDYYAQGRLNRRVFGQVLHGLNKALDVLGARLVGGETAELPGLFHRPEVYDVACFLTGTIADHGLNPRKIRPGDVLVGWPSAGPHANGFSLIRKILTGSEVRARAKELLAPTRLYEREIRPLLADQKTKGMIRSLAHITGGGFIEKLPRAMNENCRAVLRWGSWPVPSVFGYLQKKSNLNHQEACGVWNMGIGLVAVIGQESWPKLARRLGDQVVPIGEITRREARQESVCFA
- a CDS encoding orotate phosphoribosyltransferase; translated protein: MGKLGKFDFVGLLGEHGALLSGHFRLSSGMHSSSYIQTALLLQYPHISNKIAKAMAAKFPAEIDCVCSPAMGAVVIGQEVARVKKCRAIFTERTGGSMSLRRDFHIERGEKILVVEDVLTTGRSTGEVVNLARQYGGKVVGVAAIVDRTVTTPSLDVPFRSLISYPLELYTPENCQLCKNGVPLTSPGSRYLEPAG
- a CDS encoding thermonuclease family protein; the encoded protein is MALASCQRGPIVREAIDGDTIILSDGTRVRYIGVDTPEKDRPYYQEATDFNRSMVAGRKIRLEYDIEKTDAYGRHLAYVYLKDGTFVNAELLKQGYAYVYTIPPNLKHTEQFVKFQRRAREEKAGLWGVPVDPESSYVFSARGRAFHRPSCEFAKKIGKRNRIQVADRGKAFDRGLAPCRKCRP